A single window of Colletes latitarsis isolate SP2378_abdomen chromosome 11, iyColLati1, whole genome shotgun sequence DNA harbors:
- the Epg5 gene encoding ectopic P-granules autophagy protein 5 isoform X2: MESELQSASIDTEIYEQQTVERTKQESADSLPIPVNKDEIKDSAPLEDTLKKEEETVTTLISTMHLVDTVSDTVVLSNETAVSNLPQSTLNTSDSKNLTFDKQTEKQSESITDTTDTTDGIHTTVKKILPFTDVQIASLYNNEELALIDSFISEFAETQLKSNAIRQQHTLHELLMSYLRVRNHLIINSHELEILKKTCRQTQNQLWCLEKAYITETGECQDGNPVTAVHEYSVAHFNQEALVILSRNLSTIKDMLHNTQALYSYEVELLRLQIEQYIKRVCISCKEFADLPQNAPVNLMPVDTPLQIIPQLVELRMCIAILFNFQRKLLKDGKFVTDTRDWLTKLVAILLRMANWQDHLFLLNHILRCPGGVMNWASNYVQMPVPQQFNKLSTSPLNDPYLDHIIATLAVILLPIKDRDKFLEQVQMSLQDTACNLSDSVWVMLDEEGEEDEDIANIGANLFENDLILLLNQIPFNKVFEHVLYIRCQNDKYHQNKNCITHHYMFRMFAFFTIIVKILKQGLKTYDSPRYRQLAKRLCALIRDIVQYANDQWEEFDKSQIMDESTLPKLQIEFDCFFLRAILSIFSSRRLGAWQYLAAVPYNLISSNTLWQIFYILHTESIQTDIHTASISIQNWENELNCPQLRKKFEEKLSNISGDESYYLLTTFANMAMARDDKDYDFVRATTMDLFQIGFLSEKTQDLCSKDARTLLSNLTNKYPSLLSDILHKLKDNFVSVGKLSLYLFTELKIDKWIPQEENIIILARWLHQNPLTSTENYLARLVLTHLNWGFDKNGNLYLPINLHRRVALLIVELTMKYVPDFSIQPASLLVEGVKQVSSIIRPQNTEHAFSLWTWEMISKLRLHQLDQNEAICQHTLMNPAEALASVPNMDTDSNLESVVIGTREKQPIACYVATVMTLWGHSVPLICSKGFSQLQILQCHCKYEHILVCLHHIIPLFLECPDSLLKNQKFNNLIMSLIAADKSYMNTVKSFIAIEFPGTILKHFSNMIHSHLYNFKRYCLKSSKDFVHLWLNILLLVPDWNKDQSVMYLMDTVISAAFFDPEAKTTVENTFQSLFSNNTSNWNVAASFGSFLNWATGSLNSTSLLGGSVQSIWVAHQILTIEQFNREIKTGLWREILRELSTQTKISLHTAIKKACATVKMQPFGDNALFIYRWSQQALDTSMDHPILPLLWQNFFALFLARVPTTLGTINHGGYGEKFFEGMINLSYLKKLKKRLHDTTTYFQLKGENDLDDGKPITEERRIFYFNAAKFYKTLSLWLEEPRLQESGLYLPALPPQYMSQKLILLVQDDWTPWLEYVDYWTVQQNQINAVQEWERMWSRDRENQKGIDTAIVSSEISDPLQRIFKRLTTYEHPVPPPLLNRNQTILHHIHRHNIYNCNTVIDLVQPHLRYLLEYAQTYNLMISEHRAVDCSFLELVPKLYREIQNQVVLHALCDPAPSGQIRSRLGTPPTIHCAGPAVITIKVAEAHVNEGIDDVITQNRAEYENLLIKASQPPPSKVIQGCVFLDYIIAMFEHEVTSSRTSESPVGLYAIQESGVKLFYHLIKYYTEEAALCPPTKQAITTCIEKLQQLFISGEESQGPQLLDTLMRRPSLGSSLGPHFTPVAGGASKFLEMYETVVKFSTGKNDDLCLVLLSKFDIGNWLNYRRPRLSERSTFIDLVSRALCNLGFNPDEEKLVLHELFRNHLRLILLHEFPEHYGEVLSAILKSSESQNLSLNVWRDLLGTLSGKPKFAFSFQSSKVRDDIRHYATDQRLLSRQEIHDTAVLLYRHFMQERLQYGLYGLYPKYRVYNEPLTIFLGMVGHALVVLTLQSDRGSLGDQLCEKIWPVLSEMYAPWITPYWTRNLKEPTAAWIQQLTDDRSVLLPWIVTDGPYANKIVAMFVECIRFIIDTLPASSKILCFVWQFYVTNFAHASVKNHVLNVIHGNLLSLPWDRFYPCITDIEFMIKVIDQYLPDCHLFLGSIFTCLNWSVWINDFLATQSLPIAARMHVCLLNLIVKLSNEPNVRQNDRTIQLVTQAEKFSWHLLEASAYDQIINWYVMSCDPRVIIYAESDQCHPIDDAVNNLLKVAAGYDPCVTHFHPTTLKKRQMYVRASVKLLISSATRHKSLISSNPELFTSTLLRMLDEMEAVIIKTVSISQQIEEATLLITELLHALNQSGLLMEHLRTSWASWLLTRTASSPILIGVLGVITVTITSTSILGEVMEAALEAYFKCDLCERTRPTWAWVLTILQSVVPRQPSVETVFVSEGRLLALYSCLLKQLPSCQDIKEEGMLLTNLVDLISTVRPMDINEEKLPLLWAKTCELAYRQCQYSENTAIAARALKSLARILLTMADDGGQGWDILGAIGLRKGSLLSIKCKFLSRAIGVYCLAQLPESKSEQQLVRFTPHSPGVAPLRTTDQDSMEIRPSTEAIRAMQTLEKLLLNKQYVELKGNIERSIRLIRDSENSLHNAVTIIGVLTTELYKQRYLHVLIE; encoded by the exons ATGGAAAGTGAATTACAATCTGCTTCAATTGATACAGAGATCTATGAACAACAAACTGTTGAAAGAACTAAGCAAGAATCAGCAGATAGTTTACCAATACCAGTTAATAAG GATGAAATCAAAGATTCTGCACCATTGGAAGATACCTTAAAAAAAGAAGAGGAGACAGTTACGACATTGATCTCTACAATGCATCTAGTAGATACTGTGTCTGATACTGTAGTTCTTAGTAACGAAACTGCAGTATCAAATTTACCGCAATCTACATTGAATACATCAGATTCAAAGAATTTGACATTTGACAAACAAACAGAAAAACAGTCAGAATCTATCACAGATACTACAGATACCACAGATGGCATACATACCactgttaaaaaaattttaccTTTTACGGACGTCCAGATAGCATCACTATATAATAACGAAGAGTTAGCATTGATTGATTCGTTTATTTCAGAATTTGCAGAAACGCAACTTAAAAGTAATGCAATTAGACAGCAACATACATTGCACGAACTCTTAATGAGTTATCTTCGTGTAAGAAATCATTTAATTATCAATTCACACGAACtggaaattttaaaaaaaactTGTAGACAAACACAAAATCAGTTGTGGTGTTTGGAAAAAGCCTACATTACAGAAACAGGGGAATGCCAAGATGGAAATCCAGTTACCGCAGTACACGAATATTCTGTTGCACATTTTAATCAAGAAGCATTAGTAATTCTGTCTCGAAATTTATCAACGATAAAGGACATGTTACATAATACTCAAGCATTATACAGTTACGAAGTTGAACTATTGAGATTACAAATTGAACAATATATTAAAAGAGTATGCATCTCTTGTAAAGAATTTGCAGATCTTCCTCAAAATGCACCTGTAAATCTAATGCCAGTAGACACACCTCTACAAATAATACCACAACTAGTGGAACTTAGAATGTGCATAGCTATATTgtttaattttcaaagaaaattattaaaagatGGAAAATTTGTAACAGATACCAGAGATTGGCTGACGAAACTAGTGGCAATTTTATTGCGAATGGCAAATTGGCAAGATCATTTATTCCTATTGAATCATATTCTAAGATGCCCCGGTGGTGTAATGAATTGGGCATCTAATTATGTTCAAATGCCAGTACCAcaacaatttaataaattaagtaCATCTCCATTGAATGATCCATACTTAGACCATATAATAGCTACATTAGCTGTTATTCTACTACCAATTAAAGATAGAGATAAATTTCTCGAACag GTACAAATGTCATTACAAGATACAGCATGTAATCTTAGTGATTCAGTTTGGGTAATGTTGGATGAAGAAGGAGAAGAGGATGAAGATATAGCTAATATTGGAGCAAACCTATTTGAAAATGatcttattttattattaaatcaaaTTCCTTTTAACAAAGTATTTGAACATGTGTTGTACATCCGGTGTCAAAATGATAAATACCatcaaaacaaaaattgtatTACTCATCATTATATGTTTCGAATGTTTgcattttttacaattattgttaaaattttaaaacaagGTTTAAAAACATATGATTCCCCGAGATATAGACAATTAGCTAAACGACTATGTGCATTAATCAGAGATATTGTGCAGTATGCTAATGACCAATGGGAGGAATTTGATAAAAGTCAG ATTATGGATGAATCAACGTTGCCAAAACTTCAAATTGAATTTGATTGTTTTTTTTTGAGAGCAATTCTTAGTATATTTTCTTCGCGTCGTTTAGGCGCATGGCAATATTTAGCTGCTGTTCCATATAATTTAATATCTTCAAATACTTTGTGGcagattttttatattttacatactGAATCTATTCAAACAGATATACATACTGCTAGTATATCTATACAGA ATTGGGAAAATGAATTAAATTGTCCGCAACTTCGTAagaaatttgaagaaaaattaAGCAATATATCAGGAGATGAATCGTATTATCTTTTAACGACTTTTGCTAATATGGCTATGGCAAGAGATGATAAAGATTATGACTTTGTAAGAGCAACGACGATGGATTTATTTCAA ATCGGCTTTCTCAGTGAAAAAACACAAGACTTATGTTCAAAAGATGCTCGCACTCTTTTATCaaatttaacaaataaatatcCTTCACTACTGTCAGATATTTTGCACAAACTAAAAGATAACTTTGTATCAGTTGGAAAG ctaagtttatatttatttactgaaTTAAAAATAGACAAATGGATTCCacaagaagaaaatataataattcttgcAAGATGGTTACATCAAAACCCATTGACATCAACTGAGAATTATTTAGCACGTTTAGTTCTTACCCATTTGAATTGGGGTTTTGATAA GAATGGTAATTTATACCTTCCCATTAATTTACATAGACGTGTAGCATTATTAATTGTTGAACTTACAATGAAGTATGTACCTGATTTTTCCATCCAACCTGCATCTTTATTAGTGGAAGGTGTTAAGCAG GTCTCATCAATAATAAGGCCTCAGAATACTGAACATGCTTTTTCATTATGGACATGGGAAATGATTTCTAAACTTAGATTACACCAACTTGATCAAAACGAAGCAATTTGCCAACATACGTTAATGAATCCTGCAGAAGCATTAGCTTCTGTACCGAATATGGATACTGACTCAAATTTAGAAAGTGTAGTAATTGGTACACGAGAAAAACAACCGATAGCATGCTATGTAGCAACAGTTATGACGTTATGGGGTCACTCTGTACCTTTAATATGTTCAAAAGGTTTCAGTCAATTGCAGATATTACAGTGCCATTGTAAATACGAACATATTCTTGTATGTTTACATCATATTATACCATTATTTTTGGAGTGTCCCGATTCATTACTAAAAAATCAGAAATTTAATAATCTAATTATGTCTCTAATTGCGGCCGATAAATCCTACATGAATACGGTTAAAAGTTTTATAGCCATAGAATTTCCAGGAACAATACTGAAACATTTTTCAAACATGATACATTCACatttgtataattttaaaaG ATATTGTTTAAAAAGTTCCAAGGATTTTGTACATCTGTGGTTGAATATACTACTGCTTGTACCAGATTGGAATAAAGATCAAAGTGTAATGTATTTGATGGATACTGTGATTAGTGCTGCATTTTTCGATCCAGAAGCAAAAACAACGGTGGAGAATACGTTTCAGAGCCTTTTTTCT AATAACACTTCCAATTGGAATGTAGCAGCATCATTTGGGTCATTTTTAAATTGGGCTACTGGTTCCTTAAATTCAACAAGTCTTTTAGGTGGATCTGTACAATCAATTTGGGTCGCTCATCAAATATTGACAATTGAACAATTTAATAGAGAAATTAAAACCGGTCTATGGCGTGAAATTTTACGAGAATTGTCAACACAGACTAAAATATCATTGCATACTGCTATTAAG AAAGCTTGTGCCACAGTAAAGATGCAACCATTTGGAGATAATGCATTATTTATATATCGTTGGTCTCAACAAGCACTAGATACTTCAATGGATCATCCTATTCTTCCTCTTTTATGGCAAAATTTTTTTGCATTATTTCTTGCCAGAGTTCCGACGACACTAGG aACTATTAATCATGGAGGATATGGTGAAAAATTCTTTGAAGGCATGATCAATTTAAGTTActtgaaaaaattaaagaaacgtCTACATGATACTACTACATATTTTCAGTTAAAAGGAGAAAATGATTTAGATGATGGGAAACCAATTACTGAGGAGAgacgaatattttattttaatgcagCAAA attttATAAAACATTGAGTTTGTGGCTTGAGGAACCAAGATTGCAAGAGTCAGGTCTTTATTTGCCGGCGTTACCTCCACAATATATGtcacaaaaattaatattacttGTTCAAGATGATTGG ACTCCATGGTTAGAATATGTTGATTATTGGACAGTACAGCAAAACCAAATAAACGCAGTCCAAGAATGGGAACGTATGTGGTCCAGAGATAGAGAAAATCAAAAAGGAATAGATACAGCAATTGTATCGTCAGAAATATCTGATCCATTGcaaagaatttttaaaagatTGACAACATATGAGCATCCTGTTCCACCGCCACTTCTAAATCGAAATCAAACAATTCTTCATCAtatacatagacataacatataCAACTGCAATACAGTCATCGACTTAGTACAGCCACACCTTAGATATTTATTAGAATATGCTCAAACATATAATTTAATGATTTCTGAACACAGAGCAGTAGATTGTAGTTTTTTGGAGTTAGTACCGAAACTTTATCGGGAAATTCAAAATCAAGTAGTATTGCATGCATTATGTGATCCAGCACCTTCAGGTCAAATACGATCTAGATTAGGAACACCACCTACTATTCATTGTGCTGGTCCAGCAGTGATTACGATTAAG gtAGCTGAAGCTCACGTTAATGAGGGGATTGATGACGTGATAACTCAAAATAGAGCAGAGtatgaaaatttattaataaaggcAAGTCAGCCGCCACCTAGTAAAGTCATTCAAGGATGTGTTTTTTTAGACTATATAATCGC aATGTTCGAACATGAAGTAACTTCTAGtcgaaccagtgaaagcccggtAGGACTGTACGCAATTCAAGAAAGTGgtgttaaattattttatcatcTCATCAAATATTACACAGAAGAAGCAGCATTGTGTCCACCAACGAAACAAGCTATTACTACTTGTATAGAAAAATTACAGCAA TTATTTATCAGTGGCGAGGAAAGTCAAGGTCCACAATTATTAGACACTTTAATGCGGAGACCAAGCCTTGGCAGTTCACTTGGACCACATTTTACACCTGTTGCTGGCGGTGCTTCTAAATTTTTAGAAATGTATGAAACGGTTGTTAAATTTTCTACTGGCAAGAACgatgatctttgtttagtattaTTATCAAAG TTTGATATTGGAAACTGGTTAAATTATAGACGTCCGAGGTTGAGTGAACGATCAACATTCATAGATTTAGTATCCAGAGCTCtttgtaatttaggttttaatccGGACGAAGAAAAATTGGTTTTACATGAG CTGTTTAGAAACCATTTACGACTCATTTTACTACACGAATTTCCTGAACACTATGGCGAAGTTTTAAGTGCTATATTAAAAAGTAGCGAAAGTCAAAATTTATCTTTAAATGTATGGCGAGATTTATTAGGAACTCTTAGTGGTAAACCAAAATTTGCATTTTCATTTCAATCGTCCAAAGTTAGAGATGACATTCGTCATTATGCTACTGATCAAAGGCTTCTTTCTCGGCAAGAG ATACACGATACAGCCGTATTGCTGTATAGACATTTCATGCAAGAGCGTTTACAGTATGGTCTTTATGGATTATATCCAAAATACAGAGTTTACAACGAACCGTTAACGATATTTCTTGGTATGGTAGGTCATGCTCTTGTTGTGCTTACACTACAATCTGATAGAGGATCTTTAGGAGATCAAT TATGCGAGAAAATATGGCCTGTTTTAAGTGAAATGTATGCACCTTGGATTACGCCATATTGGACACGAAATTTAAAGGAACCAACTGCCGCATGGATTCAACAACTTACAGATGACAGATCTGTTTTATTACCTTGGATTGTTACAGATGGTCCCTATGCTAACAAAATAGTAGCAATGTTTGTTGAATGTATTCGTTTTATTATTGATACATTGCCAGCATCCAGCAAGATTCTTTGCTTTGTTTGGCAGTTTTATGTCACTAATTTTGCACACGCCTCTGTTAAAAATCATGTTTTAAATGTCATTCATGGTAACCTTTTGTCATTGCCATGGGATCGTTTTTATCCGTGTATAACTGATATAGAATTTATGATAAAAGtgattgatcaatatttaccaGATTGTCACTTATTTCTTGGGAGTATATTTACATGCCTAAATTGGTCAGTTTGGATCAACGACTTTCTAGCGACACAATCATTGCCTATTGCAGCAAGAATGCACgtttgtttattaaatttaattgtaaaaTTATCCAACGAACCCAATGTTAGAcag AATGATAGAACAATTCAATTAGTTACCCAAGCTGAAAAATTTTCATGGCATTTATTAGAAGCAAGTGCATATGATCAAATAATTAATTGGTACGTTATGAGTTGTGATCCAAGAGTTATCATTTATGCTGAAAGTGATCAATGTCATCCCATAGATGATGCTGTGAATAA tTTGTTAAAGGTAGCAGCAGGTTATGATCCTTGTGTGACCCATTTTCATCCAACTACATTGAAAAAGAGACAAATGTACGTTCGTGCATCAGTAAAACTATTAATCAGTTCTGCAACTCGGCACAAGTCTCTAATATCTTCAAATCCAGAATTATTTACTAGTACGTTATTAAGAATGTTGGATGAAATGGAAGCTGTTATTATAAAGA ctgTTTCAATATCACAACAAATTGAAGAAGCAACTTTATTAATAACTGAACTGCTTCATGCTCTAAATCAAAGTGGACTTCTTATGGAACATCTTCGTACCAGTTGGGCTTCGTGGCTTTTGACAAGAACAGCTAGTAGTCCAATTCTCATAGGTGTACTTGGAGTTATAACTGTAACAATTACTTCAACATCTATACTTGGTGAAGTAATGGAGGCTGCATTGGAAGCATATTTTAAATGTGATT TATGTGAAAGAACTCGACCAACATGGGCTTGGGTGTTGACAATTTTGCAATCAGTAGTACCTCGCCAACCATCAGTGGAGACAGTATTTGTTTCCGAAGGAAGACTTCTTGCACTATATTCTTGTTTATTAAAACAACTTCCGTCGTGTCAAGATATCAAAGAAGAAGGAATGCTTCTTACAAATCTGGTTGACTTGATTTCTACTGTGAGACCAAT GGATATCAATGAAGAAAAACTCCCTCTCTTATGGGCTAAAACCTGTGAACTAGCGTACAGACAATGTCAATACAGTGAAAATACTGCTATTGCTGCTAGAGCTCTTAAAAGTTTAGCACGTATTTTGTTAACAATGGCTGATGATGGAGGACAAGGGTGGGATATATTAGGAGCTATTGGCCTAAGGAAAGGATCACTACTCTCTattaa gtGCAAATTTTTAAGTCGTGCAATAGGTGTATATTGCTTGGCACAATTACCTGAATCAAAATCGGAACAACAGTTAGTGAGATTCACTCCTCATTCACCTGGAGTAGCACCTTTAAGAACAACTGATCAAGATTCAATGGAAATTCGACCTAGTACAGAAGCCATTAGAGCTATGCAGACTTTAGAAAAACTTTTACTAAACAAGCAATATGTAGAACTTAAAGGAAACATAGAACGTTCAATCAGATTGATCAGAGACTCTGAAAATTCACTACACAATGCAGTTACAATTATAGGTGTACTCACAACAGAACTTTACAAACAAAGATATTTGCACGTTTTAATTGAGTAA